Proteins encoded in a region of the Trichosurus vulpecula isolate mTriVul1 chromosome 9, mTriVul1.pri, whole genome shotgun sequence genome:
- the HMOX2 gene encoding heme oxygenase 2 isoform X1, which produces MSSELETPSDGVDESEKKSYGGPEWENHTKQMDLSELLKEGTKESHDRAENTQFVKDFLKGHIKKDLFKLATTALYFTYSALEEEMDCNKDQPAFAPLYFPTELHRKEALTKDMEYFFGKEWREKVKCSEATQCYVDRIHYVGQHEPELLVAHAYTRYMGDLSGGQVLKKVAQRVLKLPSTGEGTQFYTFENVDNPQQFKQFYRARMNALDLDLKTKEKIVEEANRAFEYNMQIFNELDKAGSLLATESQDGELLVHDGKGDVRKCPYYAAQQGKGAHEGSACPFKNVTTVLRQPNLQLVLAAVVALASGLMAWYFM; this is translated from the exons ATGTCATCTGAATTGGAGACACCATCAGATGGAGTGGatgaatctgaaaaaaaaagctatggaGGACCTGAATGGGAAAACCACACAAA ACAAATGGACCTTTCTGAGCTTCTAAAGGAAGGGACTAAGGAGTCTCATGACCGTGCAGAGAACACCCAGTTTGTCAAAGACTTCTTGAAAGGCCATATTAAGAAGGATCTCTTTAAG CTAGCTACCACTGCACTTTATTTCACATACTCAGCCCTGGAAGAGGAGATGGACTGCAACAAGGACCAGCCAGCCTTTGCTCCCTTGTATTTCCCCACGGAGCTCCACCGCAAGGAGGCACTGACCAAGGACATGGAGTATTTCTTTGGCAAGGAGTGGAGGGAGAAAGTGAAGTGCTCAGAGGCCACCCAGTGCTATGTAGACCGGATCCATTACGTGGGGCAGCACGAGCCAGAGCTCCTTGTGGCCCATGCTTACACACGGTACATGGGGGACCTTTCTGGGGGCCAGGTACTGAAGAAGGTGGCCCAGCGGGTACTGAAGCTACCAAGCACAGGAGAAGGGACCCAGTTTTACACATTTGAGAATGTAGACAATCCCCAGCAGTTCAAGCAGTTTTATCGGGCCAGGATGAATGCCCTGGACCTGGATCTgaagaccaaggagaaaattGTGGAGGAGGCTAACAGGGCCTTCGAGTACAACATGCAG ATTTTCAATGAACTGGACAAGGCTGGCTCTTTGCTGGCCACAGAATCCCAGGATGGAGAGCTCCTAGTACATGATGGGAAAGGAGATGTGCGCAAGTGCCCCTACTATGCTGCTCAACAAGGTAAAG GTGCCCATGAGGGTAGTGCTTGCCCCTTCAAAAATGTCACGACTGTATTGAGGCAGCCCAACCTTCAACTCGTCCTTGCTGCTGTTGTGGCCCTGGCTTCTGGACTGATGGCTTGGTACTTCATGTGA
- the HMOX2 gene encoding heme oxygenase 2 isoform X2: protein MSSELETPSDGVDESEKKSYGGPEWENHTKQMDLSELLKEGTKESHDRAENTQFVKDFLKGHIKKDLFKLATTALYFTYSALEEEMDCNKDQPAFAPLYFPTELHRKEALTKDMEYFFGKEWREKVKCSEATQCYVDRIHYVGQHEPELLVAHAYTRYMGDLSGGQVLKKVAQRVLKLPSTGEGTQFYTFENVDNPQQFKQFYRARMNALDLDLKTKEKIVEEANRAFEYNMQIFNELDKAGSLLATESQDGELLVHDGKGDVRKCPYYAAQQGAHEGSACPFKNVTTVLRQPNLQLVLAAVVALASGLMAWYFM from the exons ATGTCATCTGAATTGGAGACACCATCAGATGGAGTGGatgaatctgaaaaaaaaagctatggaGGACCTGAATGGGAAAACCACACAAA ACAAATGGACCTTTCTGAGCTTCTAAAGGAAGGGACTAAGGAGTCTCATGACCGTGCAGAGAACACCCAGTTTGTCAAAGACTTCTTGAAAGGCCATATTAAGAAGGATCTCTTTAAG CTAGCTACCACTGCACTTTATTTCACATACTCAGCCCTGGAAGAGGAGATGGACTGCAACAAGGACCAGCCAGCCTTTGCTCCCTTGTATTTCCCCACGGAGCTCCACCGCAAGGAGGCACTGACCAAGGACATGGAGTATTTCTTTGGCAAGGAGTGGAGGGAGAAAGTGAAGTGCTCAGAGGCCACCCAGTGCTATGTAGACCGGATCCATTACGTGGGGCAGCACGAGCCAGAGCTCCTTGTGGCCCATGCTTACACACGGTACATGGGGGACCTTTCTGGGGGCCAGGTACTGAAGAAGGTGGCCCAGCGGGTACTGAAGCTACCAAGCACAGGAGAAGGGACCCAGTTTTACACATTTGAGAATGTAGACAATCCCCAGCAGTTCAAGCAGTTTTATCGGGCCAGGATGAATGCCCTGGACCTGGATCTgaagaccaaggagaaaattGTGGAGGAGGCTAACAGGGCCTTCGAGTACAACATGCAG ATTTTCAATGAACTGGACAAGGCTGGCTCTTTGCTGGCCACAGAATCCCAGGATGGAGAGCTCCTAGTACATGATGGGAAAGGAGATGTGCGCAAGTGCCCCTACTATGCTGCTCAACAAG GTGCCCATGAGGGTAGTGCTTGCCCCTTCAAAAATGTCACGACTGTATTGAGGCAGCCCAACCTTCAACTCGTCCTTGCTGCTGTTGTGGCCCTGGCTTCTGGACTGATGGCTTGGTACTTCATGTGA